From the Pseudopipra pipra isolate bDixPip1 chromosome 22, bDixPip1.hap1, whole genome shotgun sequence genome, one window contains:
- the KLHDC7A gene encoding kelch domain-containing protein 7A, whose translation MPQRAAVPWQSDMPLAGKLLLSAAALLLLTLAFRFYRSRSLAGGKTPLADEGQPGENLPRAGDGDGDRDGDKDGDGDKDGDGAVGPRRRRVWGEEVRRGGGDAPGSIPRTRLPPLRGDPRAPSGEEEGEEMVPEQGLTRGTARLGPAGRERELGRELGSRLGCELGSKSEGKPGIEQGSYPSIEPGSKLGNELQNELGSELGSESGIKLGNNPGSMLVYKLGNESGNELGIELGSKSGTKSGSKLGNEAGNKLASKPGSKVGSKSGTKPGIEQGSDLESKLGSKLGNEAGSEWASEPGSKLGNDLGMELGTEPSSHDPGNVAETLSSHSEKETLAPSTEVSPGISNAQMADDGCSQSTEKDLAGGSMSRETKGNRESIRTLSVTSNLGLLMTASDAESDTSYSFSSVAKIQVEENYILERQGKDRDNRMVPGLRGKVYDYYVQSISESVLKKKCLPYIPPGMSQCRSSERVNEELQSFATQKQDPALAARDPTTSSTVPPPTRSSEASPEPLSPGRRKSILQIADSPHLQLPMEGFGVTAPAGTPPPGSPQPGLVASPDPTQLPPDTPLDLGNCYEVLSTAKAQGLRALQEAAYRVMSNNYLQVLRTPSIYGRLNASERELILRRRMEGKMFVVVADVSGQEPDLRPGRLCYYDEGGDCWHHLCHVPPEVLSRGCAMCSMFNYLFVVSGCEGVGRAQRPSNRVFCYDPLTDIWREICPLNQARPRCKLVALDGHLYAIGGECLCTVECYDPRRDRWAFAAPLPHDTFAVAHTAVACHGEIYVTGGTLRYVLLRYDPRRDSWRAGPAVGGRDGTAEMVSADGFIYRFERQRGSGVSVHRCGAGARLWYRCANYALPDPPGFQCTTLGSLVHCLGPRLHLRFLADHVSPRFGAKELRPFPAPHGSLLPAVLVLPRGGTAQTRV comes from the coding sequence ATGCCCCAGCGGGCAGCCGTGCCCTGGCAGTCCGACATGCCGCTGGCCGGGAAGCTGCTCCTGTCCGCTGCCGCGCTGCTCCTCCTCACCCTGGCCTTCAGGTTCTACAGGAGCCGCTCGCTCGCCGGGGGCAAAACCCCGCTGGCTGACGAGGGACAGCCCGGGGAAAACCTTCCCCGggccggggatggggatggggatagggatggggataaggatggggatggggataaggatggggatggggcagTGGGTCCGCGGCGGAGGAGGGTGTGGGGTGAGGAGGTGAGGAGGGGTGGTGGGGACGCCCCAGGGAGCATCCCTAGGACGCGGCTCCCGCCCCTCCGGGGGGATCCAAGGGCACCgagcggggaggaggagggagaggagatggTTCCTGAACAGGGACTGACCCGCGGGACAGCCCGGCTCGGTCCCGCCgggagggaaagggagctggggagggagctgggaagcaggCTGGGATGTGAGCTGGGAAGTAAGTCAGAAGGCAAGCCAGGAATTGAGCAGGGAAGTTATCCAAGTATTGAGCCAGGAAGCAAGTTGGGAAATGAGTTGCAAAATGAGTTGGGAAGTGAGTTGGGAAGTGAGTCGGGAATCAAGCTGGGAAATAATCCAGGAAGCATGTTGGTATACAAGCTAGGAAATGAGTCAGGAAATGAGCTGGGAATCGAGCTGGGAAGTAAGTCAGGAACTAAGTCAGGAAGCAAACTAGGAAATGAGGCAGGAAATAAGCTGGCAAGCAAGCCAGGAAGCAAGGTGGGAAGTAAGTCGGGAACTAAGCCAGGAAttgagcagggaagtgatctgGAAAGCAAGTTGGGAAGCAAGCTAGGAAATGAGGCAGGAAGTGAGTGGGCAAGTGAGCCGGGAAGCAAGCTGGGAAATGAtctgggaatggagctgggaacTGAGCCGAGCTCTCACGACCCTGGGAACGTGGCTGAAACACTGAGCAGCCATTCCGAGAAGGAAACACTTGCCCCaagcactgaggtctccccaggGATTTCCAATGCCCAGATGGCAGATGATGGATGTTCCCAGAGCACGGAGAAGGATTTGGCTGGTGGAAGCATGAGCAGGGAGACCAAGGGGAACAGGGAATCCATCCGGACCCTCAGTGTCACCTCGAACCTGGGGCTGCTGATGACAGCAAGTGATGCAGAGTCCGACACCTCCTACTCCTTCTCCTCGGTCGCAAAGATCCAGGTGGAGGAGAACTACATCCTCGAGAGGCAGGGGAAGGACAGGGACAACCGGATGGTCCCTGGGCTCAGAGGCAAAGTCTACGACTACTACGTGCAGTCCATCTCCGAGTCGGTGCTGAAGAAGAAGTGTCTCCCCTACATCCCTCCGGGAATGTCCCAGTGTCGCAGCTCTGAGCGGGTCAATGAAGAGCTGCAGAGCTTTGCAACCCAGAAGCAGGACCCAGCTTTGGCAGCACGTGATCCCACCACCTCCTCCACAGTCCCACCACCCACGAGGAGCTCAGAGGCCTCTCCTGAGCCACTGTCTCCCGGCCGTAGGAAGAGCATCCTCCAGATTGCCGACAGCCCCCACCTCCAGCTGCCCATGGAGGGGTTTGGAGtcacagctccagctggaaCACCACCACCTGGAAGCCCCCAGCCAGGACTGGTGGCGAGTCCTGACCCCACCCAGCTGCCACCAGACACCCCCCTGGACCTGGGGAACTGCTACGaggtgctcagcacagccaaggcgCAGGGGCTCAGAGCCCTCCAGGAGGCTGCCTACAGGGTGATGAGTAACAACTACCTGCAGGTGCTGAGGACACCCTCCATCTACGGCCGCCTCAATGCCAGCGAGCGGGAGCTGATCCTGCGGCGGAGGATGGAGGGGAAGATGTTCGTGGTGGTGGCAGATGTCAGCGGGCAGGAGCCCGACCTCCGCCCCGGCCGCCTCTGCTACTACGACGAGGGAGGGGACTGCTGGCACCACCTCTGCCACGTGCCACCCGAGGTGCTGTCCCGGGGCTGCGCCATGTGCAGCATGTTCAACTACCTCTTCGTGGTGTCCGGCTGCGAGGGCGTGGGCCGGGCACAGAGACCCTCCAACCGCGTCTTCTGCTACGACCCCCTGACCGACATCTGGAGGGAGATCTGCCCCCTGAACCAGGCGCGGCCCCGCTGCAAACTCGTCGCCCTGGACGGGCACCTGTATGCCATCGGCGGCGAGTGCCTGTGCACGGTGGAGTGCTACGACCCCCGGCGCGACCGCTGGGCCTTCGCGGCGCCGCTGCCCCACGACACGTTTGCGGTGGCCCACACGGCCGTGGCGTGCCACGGGGAGATCTACGTCACCGGGGGCACCCTGCGCTACGTCCTGCTGCGCTACGACCCCCGCCGGGACAGCTGGAGGGCCGGCCCGGCCGTGGGCGGCAGGGACGGGACGGCCGAGATGGTGAGCGCCGACGGCTTCATCTACCGCTTCGAGCGGCAGCGCGGCAGCGGCGTCAGCGTCCACCGCTGCGGCGCCGGGGCCAGGCTGTGGTACCGGTGTGCCAACTACGCCCTGCCCGACCCGCCCGGCTTCCAGTGCACCACTCTGGGCAGCCTGGTCCACTGCCTCGGCCCCCGCCTCCACCTCCGCTTCCTGGCCGACCACGTCTCACCGCGCTTCGGGGCCAAGGAGCTGCGGCCCTTCCCCGCGCCCCACGGCAGCCTCCTCCCGGCCGTGCTGGTGCTGCCGCGGGGAGGGACGGCACAGACTCGGGTCTGA